The sequence GCGCGTATTCTCGATATGCCCTGCGGGCCTTTCCTTGCGGATGCATCGCGGCTGGGAGCCAACAAATGGCATCTTTATTTCCTTTCAGGCCCTTAGCTGAGGATGGCGGCGATGCGGACCAGCAACTGGGGCTGGTCGGGGTCGTTCGTGGAAAGGGTCAGCCAGTCGTTGGTGGTGCCGGGCTTGGCGCCCTTCCCAAGCACTACGGTGAATTCCTGCTGCTCGGCGGGCCGGGTGCTGAGTCCCTCCACCCGGACGTTGGCATTGGTGCAACCCTCGAATTTCAGCAGGAACGGCTTTCCGGCCGCGCTCTTCAGCACGAGCTTGGTGCGCAGCTCCTTGCCCGCTTGTTCCTGCCACACCACCTTGTCGGGGGTCGCGGTGATGGCGGGCTTTAGTTCCCATTGGGAGGTCAGGACGATGGGCGGGACCCGCGGATTGGTGTGCCGCACGGTGATGGCGTCCGCGCCCCGCTGCTGCCCCGCGGGCACCTGCCTGCCGTCGAAGGTGATGTCCAGCACCGCGTCCTTGCCTTCGTTCCGGTGGGAAAAGCGGTAGTAGGGCGCGCCGGCCGCCTTGACTTCCGTGATCTCCACCTTTTCCCCGTTGCCGCTCTCCAGCCGCACGGTCGAATTCATGGGCTTGGTGCGGGGCACATCCAGGAAAAAGATGGAATTGCTCTTCAGGTTGATCTCCTGGATGATCTCCGCCTCAAAGGTCAGGGTCTGGCTGGGGTTTTTGGGATCATTGGAGATCACGACCAGGGATTTCCGGACCGGTCCCCGGAATCCCGCGGGATTGAAGATGGCTTCGATTTCGGTGGATTCCCCCGGTGCCAGGGACCATTTCGCGGGAGCGGTGTAGGTGCATCCGCAGGACGGGTTGACCCCGGTGATGTTGAGCAC comes from Holophagaceae bacterium and encodes:
- a CDS encoding DUF1573 domain-containing protein, which translates into the protein MRLALLLTLPALVLAAQDAAHPVIGFDAMHFDFGKISPDKKVSHKFKVLNKGAAVLNITGVNPSCGCTYTAPAKWSLAPGESTEIEAIFNPAGFRGPVRKSLVVISNDPKNPSQTLTFEAEIIQEINLKSNSIFFLDVPRTKPMNSTVRLESGNGEKVEITEVKAAGAPYYRFSHRNEGKDAVLDITFDGRQVPAGQQRGADAITVRHTNPRVPPIVLTSQWELKPAITATPDKVVWQEQAGKELRTKLVLKSAAGKPFLLKFEGCTNANVRVEGLSTRPAEQQEFTVVLGKGAKPGTTNDWLTLSTNDPDQPQLLVRIAAILS